A genomic stretch from Poecilia reticulata strain Guanapo linkage group LG20, Guppy_female_1.0+MT, whole genome shotgun sequence includes:
- the pcyt1ba gene encoding choline-phosphate cytidylyltransferase B isoform X1, with protein MVKQRRVRVNPGCAAVTPLCCRRGSWKTLTEPAIFAAETSCDCRAPHEKLSITQACRGTPVDRPVRVYADGIFDLFHSGHARALMQAKNLFPNTYLIVGVCSDELTHKYKGFTVMTEHERYEALRHCRYVDEVLRDAPWTLTPEFLEKHKIDFVAHDDIPYSSAGSEDVYKHIKEAGMFVPTQRTEGISTSDIITRIVRDYDVYARRNLQRGYTAKELNVSYINEKKYRLQNQVDRMKEKVRNVEEKSKHFVYRVEEKSHDLIQKWEEKSREFIGNFLELFGPDGTWKQVFQERSGRMLSYALSPRESPCNSPPRELSPLRSPSPPSPPARWYNARPSPPTSPKGASASMSSMSEGDEDEK; from the exons ACTCTCACCGAGCCTGCCATCTTCGCCGCGGAGACCAGCTGCGACTGTCGAGCGCCTCACGAGAAGCTCAGCATCACCCAGGCCTGCAGAGGCACCCCAG TGGACCGGCCGGTCAGAGTCTATGCAGATGGCATCTTTGACCTGTTCCACTCGGGCCACGCTCGTGCGCTCATGCAGGCCAAGAACCTGTTTCCTAACACCTATCTCATAGTAGGAG TGTGCAGCGACGAACTGACCCACAAGTACAAGGGTTTCACAGTCATGACGGAACACGAGCGCTACGAAGCCCTGAGGCATTGCCGCTACGTGGACGAAGTCCTGAGAGACGCACCGTGGACTCTCACGCCGGAGTTCCTCGAGAAACACAAG ATCGATTTTGTGGCTCACGACGATATCCCGTACTCCTCAGCAGGAAGTGAGGACGTTTACAAACACATCAAAGAAGCAG GGATGTTCGTGCCCACGCAACGGACGGAGGGGATCTCCACCTCCGACATAATTACTAGAATTGTCAGAGACTACGACGTCTACGCCCGACGCAACCTGCAGCGGGGCTACACGGCTAAAGAGCTCAACGTCAGCTACATCAAT GAGAAGAAGTATCGGCTACAGAACCAGGTAGATCGCATGAAGGAAAAGGTTCGAAATGTCGAAGAAAAGAGTAAACATTTTGTCTACCGGGTGGAGGAGAAGAGTCACGATCTCATccagaaatgggaagaaaagTCTAGAGAATTCATTGGCAACTTCTTAGAACTTTTTGGGCCTGATGGGACATGG AAGCAAGTGTTTCAGGAGCGCAGTGGTCGGATGCTGTCCTACGCTCTGTCTCCCAGAGAATCGCCCTGCAACAGCCCCCCGCGTGAACTGTCCCCGCTGCGCTCCCCGTCCCCTCCGTCGCCCCCCGCCCGCTGGTACAACGCCCGGCCCTCGCCCCCCACGTCCCCCAAAGGCGCATCGGCCTCGATGAGCAGCATGAGCGAAGGCGACGAAGACGAGAAGTAG
- the pcyt1ba gene encoding choline-phosphate cytidylyltransferase B isoform X2, protein MEELEHTCPHPRTTLTEPAIFAAETSCDCRAPHEKLSITQACRGTPVDRPVRVYADGIFDLFHSGHARALMQAKNLFPNTYLIVGVCSDELTHKYKGFTVMTEHERYEALRHCRYVDEVLRDAPWTLTPEFLEKHKIDFVAHDDIPYSSAGSEDVYKHIKEAGMFVPTQRTEGISTSDIITRIVRDYDVYARRNLQRGYTAKELNVSYINEKKYRLQNQVDRMKEKVRNVEEKSKHFVYRVEEKSHDLIQKWEEKSREFIGNFLELFGPDGTWKQVFQERSGRMLSYALSPRESPCNSPPRELSPLRSPSPPSPPARWYNARPSPPTSPKGASASMSSMSEGDEDEK, encoded by the exons ATGGAGGAGCTAGAACACACCTGCCCTCATCCCCGGACG ACTCTCACCGAGCCTGCCATCTTCGCCGCGGAGACCAGCTGCGACTGTCGAGCGCCTCACGAGAAGCTCAGCATCACCCAGGCCTGCAGAGGCACCCCAG TGGACCGGCCGGTCAGAGTCTATGCAGATGGCATCTTTGACCTGTTCCACTCGGGCCACGCTCGTGCGCTCATGCAGGCCAAGAACCTGTTTCCTAACACCTATCTCATAGTAGGAG TGTGCAGCGACGAACTGACCCACAAGTACAAGGGTTTCACAGTCATGACGGAACACGAGCGCTACGAAGCCCTGAGGCATTGCCGCTACGTGGACGAAGTCCTGAGAGACGCACCGTGGACTCTCACGCCGGAGTTCCTCGAGAAACACAAG ATCGATTTTGTGGCTCACGACGATATCCCGTACTCCTCAGCAGGAAGTGAGGACGTTTACAAACACATCAAAGAAGCAG GGATGTTCGTGCCCACGCAACGGACGGAGGGGATCTCCACCTCCGACATAATTACTAGAATTGTCAGAGACTACGACGTCTACGCCCGACGCAACCTGCAGCGGGGCTACACGGCTAAAGAGCTCAACGTCAGCTACATCAAT GAGAAGAAGTATCGGCTACAGAACCAGGTAGATCGCATGAAGGAAAAGGTTCGAAATGTCGAAGAAAAGAGTAAACATTTTGTCTACCGGGTGGAGGAGAAGAGTCACGATCTCATccagaaatgggaagaaaagTCTAGAGAATTCATTGGCAACTTCTTAGAACTTTTTGGGCCTGATGGGACATGG AAGCAAGTGTTTCAGGAGCGCAGTGGTCGGATGCTGTCCTACGCTCTGTCTCCCAGAGAATCGCCCTGCAACAGCCCCCCGCGTGAACTGTCCCCGCTGCGCTCCCCGTCCCCTCCGTCGCCCCCCGCCCGCTGGTACAACGCCCGGCCCTCGCCCCCCACGTCCCCCAAAGGCGCATCGGCCTCGATGAGCAGCATGAGCGAAGGCGACGAAGACGAGAAGTAG